The Oligoflexia bacterium genome segment ATTAACTCCTATAAAAAGAAAATCACCAAGTGCTCGCGCTTCACTCAAATAGCGGACATGCCCGAGATGTAAAATATCAAAGCAGCCATTTGTAAAAACAATTTTCTTATTTTGCGTGTGAAGTTTTTCGCAATATTCGCTAACTTCAGCCCGACTAAGTGATTTTAATTTCATAAATTAATTGCTCAGCTTATGTCTTTTGCCCAAGTTTTATCTTTGCTCAGCATAGAGTGAAACGCCAGACATCATTCCCGCCACATCTCGTTTTACAATCGTGCTGATAATTGGGAGCAAAACAAATCCGGTTATAGCCACTAAGAATGTGCGCAAAGCCACTTTCAACGGATATAAAAGATATTGCTGTTCATGAGGAGCACCGATTCGAAAATCAAATGCGTACTCACCTAATGTTTTGCCAAAAAATGTGCGGCACGTGATCGAATATATTTCAAATACAGCAATGAGAAGTACGATCGACGCAAGTTGTGCCCCGCCTTCTGTTTCCATCATAAATCTAAGATCGCCAAATTCGATTTGTGTTAATGCAAATACGACTGTTGAAAAAATTAGTGTGAGCCCGAGCACCATTGCCGAATCAAATAAACCAACCGTCCAACTTACTGCGACAGGAGTAAGTGTTTGTGGCTGACTTTGAACTTCTGGCTCGAGCATATCAAGATCAGGAAGGCTCGGTGCCCAACCGCGCGATTTTTGCTGTGGCATATGTTGCGGAGCTTTTTGTTGTGGAATTTTTTGCAGTGGTAAATGTTGTGGAGCTTTTGGTTGGGGCATCTGTTGCTGTGAGGAATAAGCAGTACCCGGCATCTTACTTCGTGTCATAGCAGGGCTCGACATTGATTGAGTCGCAGATTTTTGCATGAAGTTTTGATCTTCTTTTATATCCAAAACTTTTTTGTGAAAACCAAGACCTTCGGTGATTGGCTTAAATTCAAATTCTTCTCTTTCCATAAATTTTCTCCCCTAACGACCTAACGCATAAGGCCAAAATGGTATTGTATGACGGACAAAATTGCGATGCAAGCCGTTTCAACTCGCAAAACAAGAGAGCCCATTGTTACTGGTTGAAAGCCTAGTTTTTTGAAATTTTCCACTTCAGTTGTACTAAAACCGCCCTCAGCTCCGATAAAAAGTGTCAGAGTTTCTAAAGTCGACGCCTGTTTTTTCTCTAGAGCTGATTTAATATTTAATACGCCGTCCCCTTCATATAAAAAGAGGCTTTCATCAGCCTTGGCCAATTCTGAAGCTTTAGCTAATGTGGAAAATTCGGATATCTTCATGGGCCATGCTCTACCCGATTGTTTACACGCTTCACCTGCGATCTTTTCCCAACGTTTCACTTTGACTGTTAGATCTTTGGACAAGCTTTTTACAAAACTTCTATCACTTACCACTGGCAGAATTTCAGTCGCACCTAGTTCAACACATTTTTGAATAATCAAATCCATTTTTTGAAATCGAGGAACACATAAAATGATTTTCACATGGGGAAATGGCATTGGTGATAGCTTGTCGATTTTTTCAATGTCGAGTGTTGCTGACTTTTTACCAATTTGATTAATCACTGCAAGGGCAATTCGCCCTTCGCCATCAAGGAGTTCAACACGCTCGCCCTCTTCAAGGCGACAAACGTTTTTTAAATGATGAAACTCATCACCGTCAAGATGTACAGCTTGGTTTTCATTTAAATTATCTGGTGTAACAAAGAATCTACGCACTCAAACACTTTATTTTGAAATGATGAGGGATGTCCACTCTTCATCTTTGGTCTCACTCATTAATTTACAATTTGTGCGGCTCAAAAAACTTTTTATAAAAGCACTTGCACCATCAGTCAAAATACCTGACAAAATCAAATATCCACCAGGCTTGAGAGCATTCAACAGCGGTTTTTTTAATTCCATCAAAACACCATCAATAATATTTGCGACAACAACGTCGTATTTCTTTTTAATCTGATGTAGTTGTTTTTCTGTCACACGGCATTTCTTAGTTTTATTAAGCTTAAACATCTTACGACATTCACGCCACGATTCAGGATCATTATCAATAGCTAGACATTTAAGTGCGCCAAACTTTTCTGCCACGACTGAAAGTATCCCGCTACCCGCACCAACATCTAAAATAGTTTTGCCTTTAATTTTATTTTTCTTCGATAATTTTTTAAGATGCTCAATTGCAAAACGTGTGGTCGCGTGTGTGCCTGTGCCAAAAGCCATACCCGGTTCAATAATCACTGTTTTAGCTCTAGGCATTAGTTTTGAGACTTCCCAAGCTGGTACAAAACGAAGGCCTGCGGCAGAGAACGGTTTAAAATATTTTTTCCACTCTTTGAGCCAATCTTGATTTGCTTGAAGCTCCCAACTCATGCGCGTTAATGGAGATCGACTTTGAAGCCAACGTGAAACTTTCCATTCCATTTCATCACGCATACGGGGATCAAAATAAGCTGTGATACTGATCAATTTTGTTGTTTTAATTTTCGCTTCGTATCGAAGTAAGGGCTGTGAAAATAAGAGGTTCTCTACTATCCCCCAACACCCTTGATTAAAAAGCCACACAGAAAGAGATGGTTCAAGTGATCGAGGAAGACCTTCAAGTCTTAACTCCCAAAACGTGTCTAAGGGAGGATTCACAGTTAGTGTTTTTTTTCTCAAAAATTAATTCCTGGTTGTCGTTAAATCCGTTTGACCTTGAGCTACAGGCTTTGACTCTTTTTTTGGTGTAGCTTTTAGATTTTCCTCGGCAACTGTTTCTGGAGCAGGAGCTGGTACAGGCGCTACGGCTACATCACGGGTGGGTAAATCTTCAACTAATTCTACTCGATCACCTAACATTACTTGCTCAAATTGAACAACAGGAATTTGTTCAGGGCTTACTTGACTAGCAAGTCTTGCTACACACATAGATTTTTGAGCATGAATTACTTTCAAATGTGCAATGGGTACGATGAGATCATCTTGAGCTTTATTACGATAAATGTCGATCACTGGAACCCTACGCTTCACAGCTACATACTGACCAACGCGCATACCTTCATCAGTACCTAAATTAATGTAGTAGTCGCGAAAGATAGGTTCGTTATCATGAAGCGGTAAATTCTTTCGAATGGCGAACACAGAATAATCTTTCGGTCGCGCTAGTGCTTCGTTGATATTGAAAA includes the following:
- a CDS encoding RsmE family RNA methyltransferase, which encodes MRRFFVTPDNLNENQAVHLDGDEFHHLKNVCRLEEGERVELLDGEGRIALAVINQIGKKSATLDIEKIDKLSPMPFPHVKIILCVPRFQKMDLIIQKCVELGATEILPVVSDRSFVKSLSKDLTVKVKRWEKIAGEACKQSGRAWPMKISEFSTLAKASELAKADESLFLYEGDGVLNIKSALEKKQASTLETLTLFIGAEGGFSTTEVENFKKLGFQPVTMGSLVLRVETACIAILSVIQYHFGLMR
- a CDS encoding 50S ribosomal protein L11 methyltransferase, with product MRKKTLTVNPPLDTFWELRLEGLPRSLEPSLSVWLFNQGCWGIVENLLFSQPLLRYEAKIKTTKLISITAYFDPRMRDEMEWKVSRWLQSRSPLTRMSWELQANQDWLKEWKKYFKPFSAAGLRFVPAWEVSKLMPRAKTVIIEPGMAFGTGTHATTRFAIEHLKKLSKKNKIKGKTILDVGAGSGILSVVAEKFGALKCLAIDNDPESWRECRKMFKLNKTKKCRVTEKQLHQIKKKYDVVVANIIDGVLMELKKPLLNALKPGGYLILSGILTDGASAFIKSFLSRTNCKLMSETKDEEWTSLIISK